In Hallerella succinigenes, the following are encoded in one genomic region:
- a CDS encoding glycosyltransferase family 2 protein codes for MEFKPCAIVPVYRHENTVRTVVQKLNSQNLPVVIVDDGNTPEALQVLQKVAEEIPNVMVVSHSVNMGKGGAVCTGCKEALKAGFTHALQIDADGQHDPSMIPFLLKTARKHPESLVGGFPQYDASVPKGREVGRKITNFWVAVETLSKDIPDAMCGFRVYPLQATVPVLDKILTFRMGFDIEILVRLAWAGVKMHFYPVKVIYPENGVSNFRMLHDNLEISWLHTRLCCGMLVRLPKLLLQKKKHG; via the coding sequence ATGGAATTTAAGCCTTGTGCCATTGTCCCGGTATACCGTCATGAAAATACGGTCCGTACAGTTGTTCAAAAGTTGAACTCTCAAAATTTACCCGTGGTCATTGTCGATGACGGAAATACTCCCGAAGCGTTGCAGGTGCTGCAAAAGGTGGCAGAAGAAATCCCGAACGTGATGGTTGTTTCGCATAGCGTCAATATGGGAAAGGGCGGTGCTGTTTGCACGGGTTGCAAAGAAGCTTTAAAAGCGGGATTTACCCATGCGCTGCAAATCGATGCGGATGGTCAACACGATCCCTCGATGATTCCGTTTTTGCTGAAGACGGCTCGGAAACACCCCGAATCCTTGGTCGGCGGATTTCCTCAGTATGATGCAAGCGTTCCTAAGGGACGTGAAGTCGGTCGAAAGATCACGAACTTTTGGGTGGCTGTAGAAACGCTTTCTAAAGACATTCCGGATGCGATGTGCGGATTCCGCGTTTATCCGCTCCAGGCGACCGTCCCTGTACTGGATAAAATTTTGACGTTCCGCATGGGATTCGATATTGAAATCCTTGTGCGTCTTGCATGGGCTGGAGTCAAAATGCATTTTTATCCGGTGAAGGTCATTTATCCGGAAAATGGCGTCTCGAACTTCCGCATGTTGCATGACAATTTGGAAATTTCTTGGCTGCACACGCGCCTTTGCTGTGGAATGCTTGTCCGTTTGCCTAAACTGTTGCTTCAAAAGAAAAAACATGGCTGA
- a CDS encoding AMP-binding protein, which yields MKTVAGKILFAVLSVLYPILVFCGLRFWGLSPRKLSILLLLLAAFHLISASRKKQPGAASRLKEGCFVAFLLACGVAAFALDNALVLKFYPVLVNVGMLFFFGATLFRKPSFVFRLATFADKRILQTADRTSVERYCDRVTLTWCIFFILNGSVALWTVLCADEKIWSLYNGLISYILMGLLFVSEIGVRKMKQSQLQSYIPFSKIEADSRPDDSVVCFSGAGLSGDVKTWADFKADVSKVRQAVEAEPYTAWILNADDVYYFLVAIFALFQSQKKILFSANRQPEFIREIRKPDVGFLNDTGAEGALQIPKIIETYTAKSTWTPFDINQAKAAMYTSGTTGVPKEIPKEGWQYENEANALAERFAAGFANRNFYMTVNHHHIYGMAFSIFVPISAGLPIRRVRFEFPEELEQIVKEPAVIVASPAFLKRLAANRKKPLPFKKPPFWLSAGGLLPDEVANRVEELSGNGVQEIYGCTETGAIATRRIREKKLWTPVPPNKISFAENGCLKIDSSYTDIGGFVTGDLGKIEDDGTFQLMGRADSIVKIEEKRISLPEVENRLRQTGVVRDVRVVPMTGKRQFLAAAIVLNDEGVAKFHGVEKKDVNAFFKQHLSGFLENTVQPKKWRYLEELPQDAMGKIKTREVQALFEIPESPNFKILKYHLEGNKLTVKIVIPATSDYYDGHFPEFKLLPAVVQIDLILRFFRGFMKLPTTIEKMQRIKFSNPIFPEHPVTIEETYSPDTGKLAFKITGEDDKNCSGGTIVLKKENA from the coding sequence ATGAAAACTGTAGCGGGGAAGATTCTCTTCGCCGTTCTTTCTGTTCTTTATCCGATTCTGGTATTCTGCGGTCTCCGCTTCTGGGGACTTTCGCCGCGCAAGTTGAGCATTTTGTTGCTTCTTCTCGCGGCGTTTCATTTAATATCAGCTTCGCGAAAAAAACAGCCGGGAGCGGCATCGCGACTGAAGGAAGGCTGCTTTGTAGCCTTTCTTTTGGCTTGTGGTGTTGCCGCTTTTGCGCTGGATAACGCCCTCGTTCTCAAGTTCTATCCGGTTCTTGTGAACGTCGGGATGCTTTTCTTTTTTGGCGCGACTCTCTTTCGAAAGCCGAGCTTTGTTTTTCGCTTGGCGACTTTTGCCGACAAGCGAATCCTGCAGACAGCGGACAGAACTTCTGTCGAACGCTACTGCGACCGGGTAACGCTCACCTGGTGCATTTTTTTTATTCTGAACGGATCCGTTGCGCTGTGGACGGTACTGTGTGCAGACGAAAAGATCTGGTCGCTGTACAACGGTCTGATTTCATACATCTTGATGGGACTTCTTTTTGTGTCTGAAATTGGAGTTCGTAAAATGAAACAAAGTCAATTACAATCTTACATTCCGTTTTCGAAAATTGAAGCGGACTCTCGCCCGGACGATTCCGTTGTCTGCTTCAGTGGCGCAGGACTTTCCGGCGACGTCAAAACGTGGGCGGACTTTAAGGCGGACGTTTCCAAGGTGCGCCAGGCGGTTGAAGCGGAACCTTACACAGCTTGGATCTTGAACGCGGACGACGTCTACTACTTCCTCGTTGCGATCTTTGCCCTTTTCCAGAGCCAGAAAAAAATTTTGTTCTCCGCCAATCGCCAGCCGGAATTCATTCGTGAAATTCGCAAGCCGGACGTCGGCTTTTTGAACGATACCGGTGCCGAAGGCGCTTTGCAGATTCCGAAGATTATCGAAACCTACACGGCTAAAAGTACGTGGACGCCGTTCGATATTAACCAGGCGAAGGCGGCGATGTACACGTCCGGCACGACCGGCGTTCCAAAAGAAATCCCGAAGGAAGGCTGGCAATATGAAAACGAAGCGAATGCTCTTGCCGAACGCTTTGCTGCCGGATTTGCGAACCGCAACTTTTACATGACGGTGAACCATCACCACATTTACGGCATGGCTTTCTCGATCTTTGTGCCGATTTCTGCAGGTCTTCCGATTCGCCGCGTTCGTTTTGAATTCCCGGAAGAACTCGAACAGATTGTAAAGGAACCGGCCGTAATCGTGGCGAGCCCCGCCTTCTTAAAACGTCTTGCCGCAAACCGCAAGAAACCCTTGCCGTTCAAGAAACCGCCATTCTGGCTTTCTGCCGGTGGACTTTTGCCCGATGAAGTGGCGAATAGGGTTGAAGAACTTTCGGGGAACGGCGTGCAGGAAATCTACGGCTGCACGGAAACCGGTGCGATTGCAACGCGTCGCATTCGGGAAAAGAAATTGTGGACGCCCGTTCCGCCGAATAAGATCTCGTTTGCGGAAAACGGTTGTCTGAAAATCGATTCCTCTTACACGGATATCGGCGGCTTTGTGACGGGCGACTTGGGAAAGATTGAAGACGATGGAACGTTCCAGTTGATGGGCCGTGCAGATTCGATTGTGAAGATCGAAGAAAAGCGCATTTCCCTTCCGGAAGTGGAAAACCGTTTGCGTCAGACGGGTGTCGTGCGTGATGTGCGCGTGGTGCCGATGACGGGCAAGCGTCAGTTCCTCGCTGCTGCAATCGTGCTGAACGATGAAGGCGTTGCCAAGTTCCACGGCGTAGAAAAGAAAGACGTGAATGCATTTTTTAAGCAGCATCTTTCCGGATTTCTTGAAAATACAGTGCAGCCCAAAAAATGGCGCTATCTGGAAGAACTTCCGCAAGATGCAATGGGAAAAATCAAAACGCGTGAGGTACAGGCTTTGTTCGAAATTCCCGAATCTCCGAATTTTAAAATTCTCAAGTATCATCTGGAAGGCAACAAACTGACAGTAAAAATAGTGATTCCTGCGACAAGTGATTATTACGACGGTCACTTCCCGGAATTCAAGCTGCTTCCGGCGGTTGTACAAATCGATTTGATCCTTCGCTTCTTCCGCGGCTTTATGAAGCTTCCGACGACAATCGAAAAAATGCAACGCATCAAATTTTCGAACCCGATTTTCCCAGAACATCCGGTGACGATCGAAGAGACTTATTCTCCGGATACGGGAAAGCTTGCTTTTAAAATCACGGGTGAAGACGATAAAAACTGTTCTGGAGGCACGATCGTGCTGAAAAAGGAAAATGCCTAA
- a CDS encoding glycogen-binding domain-containing protein: MSTPKKTTTKVTKGTKCAKCAPKATAKATAPKASKCAKTTAQTATKTTEKTAPAKKTAAKTVAKTTVKKAAPKASKKALEEVVFNVYSPDSKSVEVAGEFNNWTPAKMKKGEQGVWSVKLKLAAGTYQYKFVFDGSWEIDQANPNRVPDGQGGENSVKNV, from the coding sequence ATGTCAACACCAAAGAAAACCACAACAAAAGTAACAAAGGGTACTAAGTGCGCAAAGTGCGCTCCGAAGGCTACTGCTAAGGCAACAGCTCCGAAGGCAAGCAAGTGCGCCAAGACCACCGCACAAACCGCCACCAAGACTACAGAAAAGACCGCTCCGGCCAAGAAGACCGCTGCAAAAACCGTTGCAAAGACCACCGTGAAAAAGGCTGCTCCGAAGGCTTCCAAAAAGGCTCTCGAAGAAGTCGTGTTCAACGTCTACTCCCCGGATTCCAAGTCTGTCGAAGTCGCTGGTGAATTCAACAACTGGACCCCAGCCAAAATGAAGAAAGGCGAACAGGGCGTGTGGAGCGTCAAGCTGAAACTCGCCGCCGGTACTTACCAATACAAGTTCGTTTTCGATGGCAGCTGGGAAATCGACCAGGCTAACCCAAACCGTGTTCCTGACGGTCAGGGTGGTGAAAACAGCGTCAAAAATGTCTAA
- a CDS encoding phosphopantetheine-binding protein, with amino-acid sequence MSELNVQIKEVLIKALELEDITPADIEDDAPLFGQNKEGRGLGLDSIDALELGIAIKDNFGVSFSTVNEETRKHFASIDALAAYISANKKD; translated from the coding sequence ATGTCTGAATTGAACGTACAAATTAAGGAGGTGCTGATCAAGGCACTTGAACTTGAGGACATCACACCGGCGGACATCGAAGACGATGCCCCGTTGTTTGGCCAGAATAAGGAAGGTCGCGGTCTCGGACTCGATAGCATAGACGCTCTTGAACTCGGTATCGCCATCAAGGATAACTTTGGTGTTTCCTTCTCTACGGTGAACGAAGAAACGCGTAAGCATTTTGCTTCGATCGACGCTCTTGCCGCATACATCTCTGCCAACAAAAAGGACTGA
- a CDS encoding acyl carrier protein codes for MEKQQIYDKIREALIEDFELDPEKVVPEARLYEDLNLDSIDAVDLIVKLKTFIPRNIDPEVFKSMRTLQDVVDGINDLAQGTEEKK; via the coding sequence ATGGAAAAACAACAGATTTATGATAAAATCCGTGAAGCCCTCATCGAAGATTTTGAACTGGATCCGGAAAAGGTTGTCCCGGAAGCTCGTCTTTACGAAGACCTGAACCTCGACAGCATCGACGCCGTAGACCTGATTGTGAAGCTCAAAACGTTCATTCCGCGCAACATCGATCCAGAAGTGTTCAAGAGCATGCGTACACTGCAGGACGTGGTGGACGGAATCAACGATCTCGCCCAGGGTACTGAAGAAAAGAAATGA
- the rpe gene encoding ribulose-phosphate 3-epimerase gives MKQAQIIAPSVLNANFLNLQSELTAIENGGAGLVHLDIMDGHFVPNISFGPGISGLIGKATKLPLDCHLMIDNPELFVDEFVKIGARYVTVQAESTIHLDRLLNRIRELGAKPAVSINPATPIENIKWVLDSVDMVLVMSVNPGFGGQSLIPYCLDKIRALREMKPELDIEIDGGIKLDNILEAKKAGANIFVVGSAIFKTNSPELTCREFVGTVSA, from the coding sequence ATGAAACAAGCTCAAATCATTGCCCCGAGCGTCTTGAACGCAAACTTCCTCAACCTGCAGTCCGAACTCACCGCTATTGAAAACGGCGGAGCGGGACTTGTTCACCTCGATATCATGGACGGCCACTTTGTGCCGAACATCAGTTTTGGCCCCGGAATTTCGGGCTTGATCGGTAAGGCGACAAAGCTTCCTCTCGACTGCCATTTGATGATTGACAATCCCGAGCTTTTTGTAGACGAATTTGTAAAAATCGGTGCGCGCTATGTGACCGTTCAGGCGGAATCGACAATCCATTTGGATCGCCTTTTGAATCGCATTCGTGAACTGGGCGCAAAGCCAGCCGTGAGCATTAATCCGGCGACTCCGATTGAAAATATCAAGTGGGTGCTGGATTCTGTGGACATGGTTCTTGTCATGTCTGTGAATCCGGGCTTTGGTGGACAGAGCCTGATCCCGTATTGCCTTGATAAAATTCGTGCCCTGCGTGAGATGAAACCGGAACTGGATATTGAAATCGATGGCGGTATCAAACTCGATAACATTCTGGAAGCGAAGAAGGCCGGTGCAAATATTTTTGTCGTCGGCAGTGCGATTTTTAAGACAAATTCTCCAGAATTGACTTGCCGTGAGTTTGTTGGAACGGTTTCTGCATAA
- the lysA gene encoding diaminopimelate decarboxylase — protein MSNPIFSEKTIREGVANYGTPFWIYDRATIEKRIQELKCFDTVRFAQKACPNLSILSIVRNAGAVVDAVSAGEIIRALRAGYKACENDKQVPQIVYSADIFDHDAIELVKKHNIHVNVGSADMIQQLADAGVRSNLTLRVNPGFGHGHSKKTNTGGPLSKHGVWHSQLKDCVKLAQANGMWITGLHMHIGSGTDFEHLATVCDAMRDASRRLGSHIRMISAGGGLPIPYKEEEKGNRIDIQAYYDLWDKTRKDIAQSVGHDVALEVEPGRYIVAESAVLVAEIRAVKKQEDKLFYLVDAGFNDLVRPSFYGSYHGISIVSKDGRELGPEQDVIVAGPLCESGDVFTQEEGGYVVTRKLPTAQVGDFLVLHDAGAYGSAMSSNYNSRRFAPEILQNNGKLEVIRERQTFEQLMENEKIVSL, from the coding sequence ATGTCTAATCCGATTTTTTCGGAAAAAACAATTCGAGAGGGGGTCGCAAATTACGGCACCCCTTTTTGGATTTATGACCGAGCAACTATCGAAAAGCGCATTCAGGAACTCAAGTGCTTCGATACCGTTCGCTTCGCTCAAAAGGCTTGCCCCAACCTTTCCATCCTATCGATTGTCCGCAATGCCGGCGCAGTCGTAGATGCAGTCAGCGCCGGAGAAATCATTCGAGCTCTCCGTGCGGGCTACAAGGCGTGCGAAAACGACAAACAAGTTCCGCAAATTGTCTATTCTGCCGACATCTTCGATCACGACGCAATTGAGCTTGTGAAAAAGCACAACATCCATGTGAACGTCGGTTCTGCGGATATGATCCAGCAGCTCGCCGACGCCGGCGTTCGTTCGAACCTGACTCTCCGCGTGAACCCGGGCTTTGGTCACGGTCACTCGAAGAAGACGAATACGGGTGGACCGCTTTCGAAGCACGGCGTTTGGCATTCCCAATTGAAGGACTGCGTGAAACTCGCACAGGCAAACGGCATGTGGATTACCGGCTTGCACATGCACATCGGCAGCGGTACGGATTTTGAACACCTCGCAACGGTCTGCGACGCCATGCGCGACGCTTCCCGTCGCCTCGGTTCCCATATCCGCATGATTTCTGCAGGCGGTGGCCTTCCGATTCCATACAAGGAAGAAGAAAAGGGCAACCGTATCGACATTCAGGCTTATTATGACCTTTGGGACAAGACCCGTAAGGACATCGCCCAGTCCGTCGGTCACGACGTGGCTCTCGAAGTCGAACCGGGCCGCTACATTGTCGCCGAAAGCGCCGTTCTTGTCGCAGAAATCCGCGCGGTGAAAAAGCAAGAAGACAAGCTCTTCTACCTCGTCGATGCAGGCTTTAACGATCTCGTCCGCCCGTCCTTCTACGGTTCCTACCACGGAATTTCGATCGTTTCCAAAGACGGTCGTGAACTCGGCCCGGAACAAGATGTGATTGTCGCAGGCCCGCTTTGCGAATCCGGTGACGTCTTTACGCAGGAAGAAGGCGGCTACGTAGTCACACGTAAGCTCCCGACAGCCCAAGTCGGCGACTTCCTCGTTTTGCACGACGCAGGTGCTTATGGCAGTGCCATGTCGAGCAATTACAACAGCCGTCGCTTTGCTCCGGAAATTCTCCAGAACAACGGCAAGCTGGAAGTCATCCGCGAACGCCAGACGTTTGAACAGTTAATGGAAAACGAAAAAATCGTTAGCCTTTAA
- the aqpZ gene encoding aquaporin Z, producing the protein MTLLQRSIAEAIGTFWLVFGGCGAAVLACGVPNTGIGYVGVSLAFGLTVLTMAYAIGHISGCHLNPAVTLGQVAGGRFPAKEAPAYIIAQVIGGIIAAAVLYIIASPDLSAGIGAFATNGWSDMANANGLNAFGGKVFGMGSAFLIEMVLTAVFLFVIMGATDGRAPAGFAPIAIGLCLTLIHLISIPATNTSVNPARSTAVAVFVGGMALKQLWLFWVAPILGGVIGGVAYKVLAEKKCCCGDKCCCEKKEEA; encoded by the coding sequence ATGACTCTTCTTCAAAGATCCATTGCCGAAGCGATTGGTACATTCTGGCTCGTATTCGGTGGCTGCGGTGCAGCTGTCCTCGCTTGCGGCGTTCCAAACACCGGCATCGGCTATGTCGGAGTTTCCCTCGCCTTTGGTTTAACCGTTCTCACGATGGCTTATGCGATCGGCCACATTTCCGGTTGCCACTTGAACCCGGCTGTAACTCTCGGCCAAGTCGCTGGCGGTCGCTTTCCGGCAAAAGAAGCTCCGGCTTACATCATCGCTCAGGTGATCGGCGGTATCATCGCTGCGGCTGTTCTTTACATCATCGCTAGTCCAGATCTTTCCGCTGGCATCGGCGCTTTTGCAACGAACGGTTGGTCTGACATGGCTAACGCTAACGGTTTGAACGCTTTCGGTGGTAAAGTCTTCGGCATGGGTTCCGCATTCCTCATCGAAATGGTTCTCACGGCTGTGTTCCTCTTTGTGATCATGGGCGCTACGGACGGTCGCGCTCCGGCAGGCTTCGCTCCAATCGCCATCGGTCTCTGCCTCACTTTGATTCACCTCATCAGCATTCCGGCAACGAACACCTCTGTGAACCCGGCCCGCTCTACGGCTGTTGCCGTATTTGTCGGCGGTATGGCCTTAAAGCAGCTTTGGCTCTTCTGGGTCGCTCCGATTCTCGGCGGCGTAATCGGCGGTGTGGCTTACAAGGTCCTCGCCGAAAAGAAGTGCTGCTGTGGCGACAAGTGCTGCTGCGAAAAGAAGGAAGAAGCTTAA
- a CDS encoding NUDIX domain-containing protein has product MLNTSLCYIEQNGSYLLLHRVKKKNDINHDKWIGIGGKFEEGESPEDCIRREAREETGLELADLKYCGIITFISDGMNEVEFMHLFKATQFTGEIKECDEGALEWIPKEKFAELPHWDGDRIFLTLLDREVPFFSLKLTYKGDELQEALLNEKPVDPHDFAYGSLAPFPAMRRKDREMSVEAACDILKTGEYGILATQNSLGYPYGIPLSYAYDGKNIWFHGAKGVGEKVQDFAKDSKVSFTVVRGTELHPEKFSTAFESCIVFGRVHPAEDPKVGLRLLIDKYSPEYKDAGEAYIERAISHTGVYRIDIEHISGKKHL; this is encoded by the coding sequence ATGCTCAACACGTCTCTTTGCTACATCGAACAAAACGGTTCTTACCTCCTTCTGCACCGCGTCAAAAAGAAGAACGACATCAATCACGATAAGTGGATCGGAATCGGCGGAAAGTTTGAAGAAGGCGAGAGCCCGGAAGACTGCATTCGACGTGAAGCCCGTGAAGAAACAGGCTTAGAGCTAGCCGATCTCAAGTACTGCGGCATCATCACGTTCATCAGCGACGGCATGAACGAAGTCGAATTCATGCACCTTTTTAAAGCGACGCAGTTCACCGGTGAAATCAAGGAATGCGACGAAGGCGCCCTTGAATGGATTCCCAAGGAAAAGTTCGCAGAGCTTCCCCATTGGGACGGCGACCGCATCTTTTTAACGCTCCTCGACCGCGAAGTTCCCTTCTTCTCTCTAAAGCTCACTTACAAGGGCGACGAACTGCAAGAAGCCCTTTTGAACGAAAAACCTGTGGACCCTCACGATTTCGCCTACGGTTCGCTCGCCCCGTTTCCGGCGATGCGACGCAAGGACCGCGAAATGTCTGTGGAAGCGGCTTGCGATATTTTAAAGACCGGCGAATACGGCATCCTCGCCACGCAAAATTCCCTCGGCTACCCGTACGGCATTCCTCTGAGCTACGCCTACGACGGAAAGAACATTTGGTTCCACGGGGCGAAAGGCGTCGGCGAAAAAGTCCAGGACTTTGCAAAAGATTCCAAGGTAAGCTTCACCGTGGTCCGCGGTACGGAACTGCACCCAGAAAAATTCAGCACCGCATTCGAAAGTTGCATCGTCTTTGGGCGCGTTCACCCAGCGGAAGATCCCAAAGTCGGCCTGCGCCTTTTAATCGACAAATACAGCCCGGAATACAAGGATGCGGGCGAAGCCTACATCGAACGCGCCATTTCACACACGGGCGTTTACCGCATCGACATTGAACACATCAGTGGCAAAAAGCACCTTTAA